In Pseudoduganella albidiflava, a single window of DNA contains:
- the rlmB gene encoding 23S rRNA (guanosine(2251)-2'-O)-methyltransferase RlmB, translating into MSKNKMIFGFHAVTSRLRHEASSVEEIFVDAGRDDRRMKDLIANAKAAGVRVMPVDSARLDKIVGTRRHQGVIAFASQLALARNLDELLDAIDGPPLLLVLDGITDPHNLGACLRVADGVGAHAVIVPKDRAVGLNATAAKVASGAAETVPYITVTNLARTLRELKERDIWLIGTSDDGEKGLYEADFTGPTALVMGSEGEGMRRLTRETCDVLVSIPMFGSVESLNVSVASGVCLYEARRQRMAKEV; encoded by the coding sequence ATGTCCAAGAACAAAATGATTTTCGGCTTCCACGCCGTCACCTCGCGCCTGCGCCATGAAGCCTCGTCCGTCGAAGAGATCTTCGTCGACGCCGGCCGCGACGACCGCCGCATGAAGGACCTGATCGCCAACGCGAAAGCGGCCGGCGTGCGCGTGATGCCGGTCGACTCGGCCCGCCTCGACAAGATCGTTGGCACCCGCCGCCACCAGGGCGTGATCGCCTTCGCATCGCAGCTGGCGCTGGCGCGCAACCTCGACGAACTGCTCGACGCGATCGACGGCCCGCCACTGCTGCTGGTACTCGACGGCATTACCGACCCGCACAACCTGGGCGCCTGCCTGCGCGTGGCCGACGGCGTCGGCGCGCACGCGGTGATCGTGCCGAAGGACCGCGCGGTGGGCCTGAACGCCACTGCCGCCAAGGTGGCCAGCGGCGCGGCCGAGACCGTGCCCTACATCACCGTCACGAACCTGGCGCGCACGCTGCGCGAACTGAAGGAGCGCGACATCTGGCTGATCGGTACCTCGGACGACGGCGAGAAGGGCCTGTACGAAGCCGACTTCACCGGCCCGACCGCGCTGGTGATGGGTTCCGAAGGCGAGGGCATGCGCCGCCTGACGCGTGAAACCTGCGACGTGCTGGTGAGCATCCCGATGTTCGGCTCCGTCGAGAGCCTGAACGTGTCGGTGGCTTCCGGCGTGTGCCTGTACGAAGCCCGCCGCCAGCGGATGGCGAAGGAAGTCTGA
- a CDS encoding NF038122 family metalloprotease has translation MKKLASVLALASAFLAAGSATAAPTFNFQFVAGTSLQAQQGFIEAANRWSSVLTDNVVINLTVGFNPLAPNILGQAQSARESYSYSEFRDGLVGDISSANDVTATGSLSSGNSFGMLLNRTANNPNGTGSATTYVDNDGDDNNAVVNVTSASAKAIGLATSGQTLQGCIGSCDGFIQFNSQFTFDFNPNDGVSSGAYDFVGVAAHEIGHTLGFTSGVDVLDYNSTSPDFYNDDEFVFVSSLDLFRYSSESAEEGVIDWSADDRDKYFSIDGGVTDLAGFSTGVTHGDGRQNSHWKDDLYIGLMDPTAGLGEVLAISQEDVLAMDVIGWNVSPVPEPSTYAMLGAGLLLLGGRARKLAKKSKNISQKQK, from the coding sequence ATGAAAAAGCTCGCATCCGTCCTTGCACTGGCCAGCGCCTTCCTCGCCGCCGGCTCCGCCACTGCCGCTCCGACGTTCAATTTCCAGTTCGTTGCCGGCACCTCGCTCCAGGCGCAACAGGGCTTCATCGAAGCCGCGAACCGCTGGTCCAGCGTGCTGACCGACAATGTGGTGATCAACCTCACGGTCGGCTTCAATCCGCTGGCGCCGAACATCCTGGGCCAGGCGCAGTCGGCCCGCGAATCGTATTCGTACTCGGAGTTCCGCGACGGACTGGTCGGCGATATCTCGTCGGCCAACGACGTCACGGCCACCGGCAGCCTGTCCAGCGGCAATTCGTTCGGCATGCTGCTGAACCGCACCGCGAACAACCCGAACGGCACGGGTAGCGCCACCACCTATGTCGACAATGACGGCGACGATAACAACGCCGTCGTGAACGTCACCTCGGCATCGGCCAAGGCGATCGGCCTGGCGACGTCGGGGCAAACGCTGCAAGGCTGCATCGGCAGCTGCGATGGCTTCATCCAGTTCAACAGCCAGTTCACGTTCGACTTCAACCCGAACGATGGCGTCAGCTCCGGTGCCTACGACTTCGTCGGCGTGGCCGCGCACGAGATCGGCCACACGCTGGGCTTCACCAGCGGCGTCGACGTGCTGGACTACAACTCCACCTCGCCGGACTTCTACAACGACGACGAGTTCGTCTTTGTGTCCAGCCTGGACCTGTTCCGTTATTCGTCGGAAAGCGCGGAAGAAGGCGTCATCGATTGGTCCGCGGACGACCGCGACAAATACTTCTCGATCGATGGCGGCGTGACCGACCTGGCCGGCTTCTCCACCGGTGTCACGCACGGCGATGGCCGCCAGAACAGCCATTGGAAAGATGACCTGTACATCGGCCTGATGGACCCGACCGCCGGCCTGGGCGAAGTGCTGGCCATCTCGCAGGAAGACGTGCTGGCGATGGATGTGATCGGCTGGAACGTGTCGCCGGTACCGGAACCATCGACCTACGCGATGCTGGGCGCCGGCCTGCTGCTGCTGGGTGGCCGCGCACGCAAGCTGGCCAAGAAATCGAAAAATATTTCGCAAAAACAAAAATGA
- the rnr gene encoding ribonuclease R → MNQTTHTIPSREEILGIFRSANAPLDLRTLSMSLDVKSESQDVLTRRLNAMERDGQIRSDGSGFYVLADHSGFVSGRVSAHRDGFGFVIPDEPGDDLFLTEREMQKVLHGDKVLAKVTGYDRRGRPEGSIVEVVERGNTHIIGRLLKDNGVWIVAPEDKRIGQDILVAGSPGKAKSGQIVSVELTEQPGRFKQPVGRIVEVLGDMDDPGMEIEIAVRKFGVPHVFSDAALKQAARLPDVVHEKDWGDRVDLRDVPLVTIDGEDARDFDDAVYCEPVKIGRTNAFRLIVAIADVSHYVKPNDALDTDAIERSTSVYFPRRVIPMLPEKLSNGLCSLNPAVDRLTLVCDAVVTAQGEIKAYQFYPAVIHSAARFTYTEVAAILSNTKGPEAAKRAHLVPHLQDLYAVYHALLKARLERGAIDFETTETYIVCNPAGKIEKIIPRTRNDAHKLIEECMLAANVCAADLLLRHKHPGTYRIHAAPTKEKLTQVREFLKQVGLGLGGGDTPVAGDYAELMRKIKERPDANLLQTMLLRSMQQAVYSPENIGHFGLAYEAYAHFTSPIRRYPDLLTHRAIKAILQGKKYEPKIGDTSVLNTTVSNATRRQQLKDKAAGKEPKAARDLTVWDALGVHCSANERRADEASRDVEAWLKCYFMQDKLGEEFSGIITGVTTFGIFVQLDQLFVEGLVHVTDLGADYFQYDDARHELRGERTGKRYQLTDRVMVQVVRVDLESRKIDLRLAPSETEGMAPPPPRGGRKGAAFHDDGFGEEDVKPRRGNSRGGSSRGGAGKGAGAGNGGTGGGRGAAPAFAQEDAPRAPRKVADEAGAPRKGKPKRGEGGEAAAPAPAPSITLLPQFDFEAQPKGRGKPAAPAKRGKTQAAGKPATASSGKARKKH, encoded by the coding sequence TTGAACCAGACGACCCATACCATTCCCAGCCGCGAGGAAATCCTCGGCATCTTCCGTAGCGCCAACGCGCCGCTCGACCTGCGTACGCTTTCCATGTCGCTCGACGTGAAATCCGAATCCCAGGATGTGCTGACGCGCCGCCTGAACGCGATGGAACGCGACGGACAGATCCGGTCCGATGGCAGCGGTTTCTATGTGCTGGCCGACCATTCCGGTTTCGTTTCCGGCCGCGTCAGCGCGCACCGCGACGGCTTCGGCTTCGTGATCCCCGACGAACCGGGCGACGACCTGTTCCTCACCGAACGCGAGATGCAGAAGGTACTGCATGGCGACAAGGTGCTGGCCAAGGTCACCGGCTACGACCGCCGCGGCCGCCCGGAAGGCAGCATCGTCGAAGTGGTCGAGCGGGGCAATACGCACATCATTGGCAGGCTGCTGAAGGATAACGGCGTGTGGATCGTCGCGCCGGAAGACAAGCGCATCGGCCAGGATATCCTGGTGGCCGGTTCGCCCGGCAAGGCCAAGAGCGGCCAGATCGTCAGCGTCGAACTCACCGAGCAGCCGGGCCGCTTCAAGCAGCCGGTCGGCCGGATCGTCGAGGTGCTGGGCGACATGGACGACCCGGGCATGGAGATCGAGATCGCGGTGCGCAAGTTCGGCGTGCCGCACGTGTTTTCCGATGCGGCCCTGAAGCAGGCCGCCCGGCTACCGGACGTGGTGCACGAGAAGGACTGGGGCGATCGTGTCGACCTGCGCGACGTGCCGCTCGTGACGATCGACGGCGAGGATGCGCGCGATTTCGACGACGCGGTGTACTGCGAGCCCGTGAAGATCGGCCGTACCAATGCGTTCCGCCTGATCGTGGCCATCGCCGACGTCTCCCATTACGTGAAGCCGAACGATGCGCTCGATACCGATGCGATCGAGCGCAGCACGTCGGTGTATTTCCCGCGCCGGGTGATCCCGATGCTGCCGGAAAAGCTGTCGAACGGCCTGTGCTCGCTGAACCCGGCCGTCGACCGCCTGACGCTGGTCTGCGATGCCGTCGTCACCGCGCAGGGCGAGATCAAGGCTTACCAGTTCTACCCGGCCGTGATCCACTCGGCGGCCCGTTTCACGTACACCGAAGTCGCGGCCATCCTGTCGAACACGAAAGGGCCGGAAGCGGCCAAGCGCGCCCACCTGGTGCCGCACCTGCAGGACCTGTATGCCGTCTACCACGCGCTGCTGAAGGCCCGGCTGGAGCGTGGCGCGATCGATTTCGAGACCACCGAGACCTATATCGTCTGCAACCCGGCCGGCAAGATCGAGAAGATCATCCCGCGCACCCGCAACGATGCGCACAAGCTGATCGAGGAATGCATGCTGGCCGCGAACGTGTGCGCGGCCGACCTGCTGCTGCGGCACAAGCATCCGGGCACGTACCGGATCCACGCCGCGCCGACCAAGGAAAAGCTCACGCAGGTGCGTGAATTCCTCAAGCAGGTGGGGCTGGGGCTGGGCGGCGGCGATACGCCGGTGGCCGGCGACTACGCCGAACTGATGCGCAAGATCAAGGAGCGCCCCGATGCGAACCTGCTGCAGACCATGCTGCTGCGCTCCATGCAGCAAGCCGTCTACAGCCCGGAGAACATCGGCCACTTCGGTCTCGCGTACGAAGCGTATGCGCACTTCACGAGCCCGATCCGCCGCTATCCGGATTTGCTGACGCACCGCGCCATCAAGGCCATCTTGCAGGGCAAGAAGTACGAGCCGAAGATCGGCGACACGAGCGTGCTGAACACCACGGTATCGAACGCCACGCGCCGCCAGCAGCTGAAGGACAAGGCCGCCGGCAAGGAACCGAAGGCGGCGCGCGACCTCACCGTGTGGGATGCGCTGGGCGTGCACTGCTCGGCCAACGAGCGCCGCGCCGACGAGGCATCGCGCGATGTCGAAGCCTGGCTGAAGTGCTACTTCATGCAGGACAAGCTGGGCGAGGAATTCAGCGGCATCATCACCGGCGTGACCACCTTCGGCATCTTCGTGCAGCTCGACCAGCTGTTCGTCGAAGGCCTGGTGCACGTGACGGACCTGGGCGCCGATTACTTCCAGTACGACGACGCGCGCCATGAATTGCGCGGCGAACGCACCGGCAAGCGCTACCAGCTGACCGACCGCGTGATGGTGCAGGTGGTGCGCGTGGACCTGGAGTCGCGCAAGATCGACCTGCGCCTGGCGCCGAGCGAAACCGAAGGCATGGCGCCGCCACCGCCGCGCGGTGGCCGAAAGGGCGCCGCATTCCACGACGACGGTTTCGGCGAGGAAGACGTCAAGCCACGCCGCGGCAACTCCCGTGGCGGATCGTCGCGCGGCGGTGCCGGCAAGGGCGCCGGTGCCGGCAACGGTGGCACTGGCGGAGGACGCGGCGCCGCTCCCGCCTTCGCCCAGGAAGATGCGCCGCGCGCCCCGCGCAAGGTGGCCGACGAAGCGGGTGCGCCACGCAAGGGCAAACCGAAACGCGGCGAAGGCGGCGAAGCGGCCGCCCCGGCACCGGCCCCCTCGATCACGCTGCTGCCGCAATTCGACTTCGAAGCGCAGCCGAAGGGCCGTGGCAAACCGGCCGCTCCCGCCAAGCGCGGCAAGACCCAGGCCGCCGGAAAGCCGGCCACCGCTTCCAGTGGCAAGGCACGGAAGAAACATTGA
- a CDS encoding IS1595 family transposase has protein sequence MRQQLSEDQVALLQDFLACVEPSGQCPRLIEEAAGKPPCPHCGCQRSHRCGQASGLQRYRCVACRRSFNALTGTPLARLRLRDKWLRYLQCLIESTPVRSAASRVAVAKSTSFRWRHRFIAALLRASRPQLSGIVEADETYLLESQKGSRHLDRPPRKRGGKASRRGISSELDCILVARDRNRQTCDFVTGRGTVTVGQLMKHLKPVLAPDVLLVTDAAKAYQAFAKQAGITHEAINVRAGIRARGALHIQGVNGWHGRFKTWLRRFNGVASRYLANYTGWQRLLDADEPTAPRQWLRIAVAPA, from the coding sequence ATGCGGCAACAGCTCTCGGAAGATCAGGTCGCGTTGCTGCAGGACTTTCTTGCCTGCGTCGAGCCATCGGGCCAGTGCCCTCGCCTGATCGAGGAAGCCGCCGGAAAGCCACCATGTCCACATTGCGGGTGCCAGCGGTCCCACCGTTGTGGACAGGCCAGTGGCTTGCAGCGCTATCGCTGCGTGGCGTGCCGGCGCAGCTTCAATGCCTTGACCGGTACACCGCTGGCCCGTCTGCGCCTGCGCGACAAGTGGCTGCGATACCTGCAATGCCTGATCGAGTCGACCCCTGTGCGCTCGGCAGCCAGCCGCGTGGCGGTAGCCAAGTCAACCAGCTTTCGATGGCGCCATCGTTTCATCGCCGCCTTGCTCCGGGCGTCCCGTCCGCAACTATCAGGCATCGTCGAGGCCGATGAAACTTATTTGCTGGAATCACAAAAGGGCTCGCGCCACCTGGACCGCCCGCCCCGCAAACGCGGCGGCAAAGCCAGCCGGCGCGGCATCAGCAGCGAGCTGGACTGCATCCTCGTAGCTCGTGACCGCAACCGCCAAACCTGTGACTTCGTCACAGGCCGCGGCACGGTCACTGTTGGCCAGCTGATGAAACACCTGAAGCCCGTACTGGCGCCCGATGTACTACTCGTGACCGATGCCGCCAAGGCATACCAGGCATTTGCAAAGCAGGCCGGCATCACCCACGAAGCAATCAACGTGCGAGCCGGTATTCGGGCACGCGGTGCACTCCATATCCAAGGCGTCAATGGATGGCATGGCCGCTTCAAGACCTGGCTGCGGCGATTCAATGGTGTCGCGAGCCGCTACCTGGCCAATTACACCGGCTGGCAGCGCTTGCTCGATGCCGACGAGCCGACGGCGCCACGGCAATGGTTGCGCATTGCCGTGGCGCCAGCCTAG
- a CDS encoding NF038122 family metalloprotease, whose product MKTFAQMIALALAIGAATTATAAPVFNFQFTAGTSAQAQQGFITAASRWSNLLADDVTINLTVGFNPLAGGTIAQAQSSRSLFYYSGFRGALIQDASSRFDAMATSSLPGGGTFGMLLNRTSDNPNGAGSAIPYLDNNHSLNNSIVAITSAEAKAVGLVPIEETLSGCIGTCDGFIQFNSNFAFDFNPHDGVQADAFDFVGAAAHEIGHTLGFTSGVDVLEYYSTPPELHPADALPLVSGLDLFRYSEQSAAAGVIDWTADDREKYFSIDGGATGIATFSTGQAYGDGHQASHWEDDKYIGLMDPTGGMGEVVVITGEDLLALDAIGWDVSPVPEPSSYAMLGAGLMLLGGRAVRNSARKKPAGC is encoded by the coding sequence ATGAAAACGTTTGCACAAATGATAGCGCTCGCCCTGGCGATCGGCGCGGCTACGACCGCCACCGCAGCGCCGGTATTCAATTTCCAGTTCACGGCCGGCACTTCGGCGCAGGCACAACAAGGGTTCATCACCGCGGCCTCGCGCTGGTCCAACCTGCTGGCCGACGATGTGACGATCAATCTGACGGTCGGCTTCAATCCACTGGCCGGCGGGACGATCGCACAGGCCCAATCTTCGCGCTCGCTGTTCTACTATTCGGGCTTCCGCGGAGCGTTGATCCAGGACGCCAGTTCCCGCTTCGACGCGATGGCCACCAGCAGCCTTCCCGGCGGCGGCACGTTCGGCATGCTGCTGAACCGTACATCGGACAATCCGAACGGCGCCGGCAGCGCCATCCCCTACCTCGACAATAATCACAGTCTCAACAACTCCATCGTGGCCATCACCAGCGCCGAGGCCAAGGCGGTCGGCCTGGTGCCGATCGAGGAGACATTAAGCGGATGCATCGGCACCTGCGACGGCTTCATCCAGTTCAACAGCAACTTTGCGTTCGACTTCAATCCGCATGACGGCGTGCAGGCCGATGCGTTCGACTTCGTCGGCGCCGCCGCGCATGAAATCGGCCACACACTGGGCTTCACCAGCGGCGTCGACGTGCTGGAATACTATTCCACGCCCCCTGAGCTGCACCCGGCGGACGCGCTCCCGTTGGTTTCCGGACTGGACCTGTTCCGTTATTCGGAGCAAAGCGCCGCCGCGGGCGTAATCGACTGGACCGCGGACGACCGCGAGAAATACTTTTCGATCGATGGCGGCGCCACGGGCATCGCGACCTTCTCCACTGGCCAGGCATACGGCGACGGCCACCAGGCCAGCCACTGGGAGGATGACAAGTACATCGGCCTGATGGATCCCACTGGCGGCATGGGCGAGGTAGTGGTCATTACCGGTGAAGACCTGCTGGCGCTGGACGCGATCGGGTGGGACGTGTCGCCTGTTCCTGAACCATCGAGCTATGCAATGCTCGGTGCCGGCCTGATGCTGCTTGGTGGCCGGGCGGTACGCAACTCGGCACGGAAGAAGCCAGCCGGTTGCTAA
- a CDS encoding ATP-binding protein — translation MASTPPTDTPNTILVASAAGFPALERALERAGFHVGVVNRGDSALAAMEAAPPNGQVALVLLDAALAGSARMELCARLAGAVPVLVMSAAPSDEEQEQALQAGAAGYVRLPCAPEDLVEKVAVELRARLAWLPVSGPLDTGNLEVNYHALLAGSPDAIILFDAARGLPVDVNRNAERMFGRSGSELMRMRLADLCPARQPDGTPSADAVDALVARGLAGDIRIFPLTFQHSSGRHIDGELRLVVLEKSGLRLLHMRVADVTGQRIAEALRTGQNRLLEMIARGAPLHDILASLLRLIEGQAPGLVCTVLLLDEDGVTVRGGSAPSMPPEFLRVFDGLLIGPDVGSCGSAMFRREPVVVADIARDRRWHGWQELAAQYGLHACWAMPILTDRQTVLGSFAIYYRDVRLPRADDERLIGVAVHLAGIAIERTRREAELARHRNHLEELVAARTAELRSAKERAELASAKLAATLDDLHKTQDELVRRDKLAALGGLVAGVAHELNTPIGNTLTIASAMSERLGALRAGMTAGLRRSDLEQYLAQAAEADEVVVRNLRRAAALIASFRQVAVDTASSQRRQFRLDEFIAELVLPLTAGTAAPRPRVVQDIAPGLAMDSYPGPLGQAVSALFENAVIHGLDGRDGGVVTLSARALGDGMIALSVADNGAGIAADILSRVYDPFFTTRPGAGGSGLGLHVTHNIVTGVLGGRIVVDSAPGSGTTFTMTLPVVAPR, via the coding sequence ATGGCCAGCACGCCCCCCACCGATACGCCGAATACCATCCTGGTCGCCAGTGCGGCCGGCTTTCCCGCGCTGGAGCGGGCCCTGGAGCGCGCCGGCTTCCACGTCGGCGTCGTCAACCGCGGCGACAGCGCATTGGCCGCCATGGAAGCGGCACCGCCCAACGGCCAGGTGGCGCTGGTATTGCTCGACGCGGCGCTCGCTGGCAGTGCCCGGATGGAATTGTGCGCGCGCCTCGCGGGCGCCGTACCGGTGCTCGTGATGTCGGCCGCGCCGTCGGACGAGGAACAGGAACAGGCCCTGCAGGCCGGCGCGGCCGGCTACGTGCGGCTGCCCTGCGCGCCGGAAGACCTGGTGGAAAAGGTGGCGGTCGAACTCCGCGCGCGCCTGGCCTGGCTGCCGGTCAGCGGCCCGCTCGATACCGGCAACCTCGAAGTCAACTACCACGCGCTGCTGGCCGGATCGCCCGATGCGATCATCCTGTTCGACGCGGCGCGCGGCCTGCCGGTGGACGTCAACCGCAACGCCGAGCGGATGTTCGGCCGCAGCGGCTCGGAACTGATGCGCATGCGCCTGGCGGACCTGTGCCCTGCCCGGCAACCGGACGGCACGCCGTCGGCCGACGCGGTCGATGCGCTGGTGGCCCGCGGGCTGGCCGGCGATATCCGCATCTTCCCGCTGACCTTCCAGCACAGCAGCGGGCGCCACATCGATGGCGAATTGCGCCTCGTGGTACTGGAAAAAAGCGGCTTGCGCCTGCTGCACATGCGCGTGGCGGACGTAACGGGCCAGCGCATCGCCGAGGCACTGCGCACGGGCCAGAACCGGCTGCTGGAAATGATCGCGCGCGGCGCCCCGCTGCATGACATCCTGGCCAGCCTGCTGCGCCTGATCGAAGGCCAGGCCCCCGGCCTCGTCTGTACGGTGCTGTTGCTGGACGAGGATGGCGTGACCGTGCGCGGCGGCTCGGCCCCGAGCATGCCGCCGGAATTCCTGCGTGTCTTCGACGGCTTGCTGATCGGCCCGGATGTCGGCTCGTGCGGCAGCGCCATGTTCCGCCGCGAACCCGTGGTGGTGGCGGACATTGCCCGCGACCGGCGCTGGCACGGCTGGCAGGAACTGGCCGCGCAGTACGGCCTGCATGCCTGCTGGGCCATGCCGATCCTGACCGACCGCCAGACCGTGCTGGGATCGTTTGCGATCTACTATCGCGACGTGCGGCTGCCCCGCGCGGACGACGAGCGGCTGATCGGCGTGGCCGTGCACCTCGCCGGCATCGCCATCGAGCGTACCCGGCGCGAAGCCGAACTGGCGCGGCACCGCAATCACCTGGAAGAACTGGTGGCGGCGCGCACCGCCGAACTGCGCAGCGCAAAGGAGCGCGCCGAACTGGCCAGCGCCAAACTGGCCGCCACGCTGGACGACCTGCACAAGACCCAGGATGAACTGGTGCGCCGCGACAAGCTGGCCGCGCTGGGCGGCCTGGTGGCCGGCGTGGCCCATGAACTCAATACGCCGATCGGCAACACGCTGACGATCGCCAGCGCGATGAGCGAGCGGCTGGGGGCGCTGCGCGCCGGCATGACAGCCGGGCTGCGCCGCTCCGACCTGGAACAGTATCTCGCCCAGGCCGCCGAGGCCGACGAGGTGGTGGTGCGCAACCTGCGCCGGGCCGCCGCCCTGATCGCCAGCTTCCGGCAGGTGGCCGTCGATACCGCCAGTTCGCAGCGCCGCCAGTTCCGGCTGGACGAATTCATCGCCGAACTGGTCTTGCCCCTGACGGCCGGCACGGCGGCGCCCCGCCCGCGCGTGGTGCAGGACATCGCGCCCGGGCTGGCGATGGACAGTTATCCCGGCCCGCTCGGGCAAGCCGTGTCGGCGCTGTTTGAAAATGCCGTCATCCACGGGCTGGATGGCCGCGACGGCGGGGTCGTCACCCTGTCCGCCCGTGCGCTGGGCGATGGCATGATTGCGTTGTCGGTGGCCGACAACGGCGCAGGCATCGCTGCCGACATTCTTTCCCGCGTGTATGATCCGTTCTTTACGACCCGGCCCGGTGCCGGCGGCTCGGGCCTCGGACTGCACGTGACGCACAATATCGTCACCGGCGTGCTGGGCGGCCGGATCGTCGTGGACAGTGCGCCGGGCAGCGGGACCACGTTCACGATGACGCTGCCCGTGGTCGCTCCCCGCTGA